In Pongo abelii isolate AG06213 chromosome 5, NHGRI_mPonAbe1-v2.0_pri, whole genome shotgun sequence, the DNA window atgcctgactaattttttgtagttttagtagagatggggtttcaccatgttggccaggctggtctcgaactcctgacctcaggagatctgcccacctcagcttcctaaagtgctgggattacaggcgtgagccaccatgaccggcctcTGCCACCATCTACTTTCAATGTTCCATAACTTTCTTCATTTCCTATTCCTCTTCCCAGGGGCATAACTAGGAAAAAGAAGTCCCATTGTGAAATCTGTGTGGCccctatcttttaaaaacaaaaagatctgGCCAGGCaccatgactcatgcctgtaatcccagcactttgggaggccagagagggcggatcacttcaggccaggagttccagaccagcctggacaatatggtgaaatcccatctctatcaaaaatacaaaaaaattagccggggatggtagcacatgcttgtagtcccagctacttgggaggctaaggtaggaagatcccttgaacctgggagacagaggttgcagtgagccgtgatcacgccactgcactccagcctgagcgacagagtgagaccctgtctcaaaaataaataaataaacaaataaatttctaaaaaaggCTCTTTAGGGGggtgataatgaaaaaaaaaggttgagaaaCACTAAAAACACTGCCCTAAACTGGGAGTGAAAGTAGTTAATTGGAGAGATTCAGATAACACCCATGGAGAGGTGGCAAAGCGCTACAGGAAGGAAAGGCGGCCCACAAGACTGTGCTATTACACCAGCTTCCTTCCTGGAGAAGGAAATCCCTGGGGGAAACACATCTCAGAATTATCCTGTCTTGGGTGAGGGAGCTGAGCTATTTATTCACTAACTCTGGAGAGTCATTCATCTGAGGGCTGTTCCCAGGATAAGTCCCCAGCTATCCTGGCCTATTACACAAGGACAGCAGCAAGGCTTTCCACAAGAGGAATCAGAACTGTCAGACATTTAATACTATTGTGCTGGGCACAGCGAAAAGTTCAAGCCATGTGGATGGTCAAGCGGCACCCTCTATTACACTACTATTTATTAAAACATAGAAAGtgcaccaggcgcagtggctcacgcctgtaatcccagcactttgggaggccgaggtgggcggatcccttgagcccaggagttttagaccaacctgggcaacatggcaaaaccctgttacaacaaaaaatacgaaaaattagccgggtgaggtggctcacacctgtagtcccagctactccagaggctgaggtgggaggatagcttgagcctaggaagttgaggctgcagtgagccctgatcctgccactgcacaccagcctaggcaacagagcaagatcctatctcaaaaaaaaaaaaaaagaaagtgctatTAGGAGAAACTTTCCAATCGAGAAATCACAAAAGAagcactttttaaatgtattttcattttcatttatttatctattttttaagacagcgtctcactctgttgcccaagctggagtgcagtggcatgatcaggggtcaccgcagccttgaactcttaggctcaagcaatcctcccacttcagcaaaGATATCTTGAGTactaccccacaagcacaggcaaccacagcaaaaatgaacaaatggtaGCTGGGTGCCGtcgctcttgcctgtaatcccagtactttaggaggccaaggcgagcagatcggctgacgtcaggagttcaagaccagcctggccaacatggcaaaaccctgtctttactaaaaatacaaaaattagccgggcacggtggtgagtgcctgtaatcccagctactcgggaggctgaggcaggagaatcatttgaaccagggaggcggatgttgcagagagccgagattgcatcactgcactccagcctggacaactaagcgagactctgtctcaaaaaaaaaaaaaattagctaggcatcgtggcacatgcctttagtcccagctactcaggaggctgaggcacaagaatcactcgagcccaagaggcggaggctgcagtcaaccaagatagcaccactgcactccagcctgggagacagagtgagactttgtctccaaacataaaaattaaaattaaaaaataaaaaggacaaatgGGATCATGTCAAGTTAACAaccttctgcacagtaaaggaaacaatcaacaaagtgaagagacaacccacagaatgggagaaaatatttgcaaacgaaccatttgacaagggattaataaccagaatatataaggaactcaaacaactctataggaaaaaatataataatctagtttaaaaatggacaaaaagtctaaatagacatttctcaaaagaagacatacaaatggcaaacaggcatatgaaaaggtgctcaacatcattgatcatcagagaaaagcaaatcaaaactacaatgggaTATCATCTTCCCCCAGtcaaaatgacttttatccaaaagactgGCCatagcaaatgctggtgaggatgtggagaaaagagaaccctcgtatactgttggtgggaatgtaaattagtacaaccactatggagaacagttaggaggttcctcaaaaaactaaaactagagctaccatatgatccagcaatcccactcctaggtatagacccaaaagaaaggaaatctgtacatcaaagagatatctgcattttcatgtttgttgcagcacggttcacaatagccaagatttggaagcaacgtaagtgtccatcgacagatgaatggataaagaaaatgtggtacatatatacaatggagtacttactattcagtcataaaaagaacaggctcctgtcatttgcaacaaatggatggaactggagttctttatgttaagtgaaataagccaggaacagaaagacaaacttcaaatgttctaatttatttgtgggagttaaaaattaaaacagttgaatccatggaaatagagagtagaaggatgattaccataggctgggaagggtagtgggggctgggggctgggggctggggcaagtggggatggttaatgggtacaaaaaatcaGTTaaagtctgggcgcggtggctcatgcctgtgatcccagcactttgggaggtcgaggtgggtggatcacctgaggtcaagagtttgagaccagcctgaccaacatagtgaaacccatccatactaaaaatacaaaattagctgggggtggtggtacatgcctgtaatcccagctacttgggaggctgaggcaggagaatcgcttgaacccgggaggcagaggttgcagcaagctgagattgtgccattgcactccagcctgggtaataagagtgaaactccgtctcaaaaaaaaaaaattacttagaaaaAATGAATCAGGGTTGAGCATAGTGGCTAActtctgtaaccccagcacttttggaggctggagtggaaggatcacttgagcccatgagtttaagaccagcctgggcaacatagggagacattgtctctaaaaaaaattttaaaattagccaggcatggtggtgcaggcctatagtcctagctactggggaggctgaggtgaaaggatcatttACACCTGGGAGATCAAGCCtccagtgagccaggatcacaccactgcacatcagcctgggtgacaaagcgagaccctgtctgaaaaaataaaaataaaatgaatcagacctagtatttgctagcacaactaggtgactatagtcaaaaataatttaattgtacattttaaaataactaaaagagtatcattggattgtttgtaacaaaggataaatgcttgaggggatggacaccccatttactctgatgtgacTGTTACTCATTGCATTATTATTACTCATTGTATCAAAATACCTCATAtaacccataaatttatacacctACTatttatccacaaaaattaaaaattaaaaaattaaaaaatcctcctacttcaaccccctgagtagctgggaccacagatatgcaccaccatgcctggctaattttttaactttgtgttagagacagggtctcatgttgcccaggttggtctctaactcctgggctcaagtgatcttcctacctcagtctcccaaagtgctggcattacaggggtgagctactgCCCCATCCAGTACTTTTTATTAAGGCCCTTGGGGACATatcctagtttttttttcttttttcttttttcccttgagacagagttttgctctgtcacccatgctgcagtgcagtggtgcgatctcagctcgctacaacatctgcctcccaggttcacacgattctgctgcctcagcctcctgagtagccgggattacaggcatgcaccacgcccggctaatttttgtatttttagtagagatggggtttcgccatgttggccaggctggtctcgaactcctgacctcaggtgatcctcccacctcaacctcccaaaatgctgagattacaggcgtgagccactgcacccggccccagtaTCCCAGTCTTACAGCTGTTATTGGACTGAAGAAGTCAGTTGGTTCTTTAACGTCAGTCACAATTGAACCCAAGTCAAGTCTAGCCCATAGTTTCCAGAGATGAAATGTTATAGTTTGGGTTTCCATGGCAGGAAACACACTTCATGCCATAACCATACCAAAATTGAAGATTAAGAGAAACtaaaatcagccaggcgcagtggctcatgcctgtaatcccagcactttgggaggcagagatgggtggatcacctgaggtcaggagttcgagaccagcccagacaacatggtgaaaccccatctctactaaaaatacaaaaattagctgggtgtgggccaggcacggtggctcacgcctgtaatcccagcactttgggaggccaaggcaggcagatcatgaggtcaggagattgagaccatcctggctaacgtggtgaaaccccgtctctactgaaaatacaaaaaattagccgggtgtggtggcgggcgcctgtagtcccagctactcgggaggctgaggcagaagaatggcgtgaacccgggaggcggagcttgcagtgagccaagatcgcgccactgtactccagtctgggcgacagagtgagacaccgtctcaaaaaaaaaaaaagagaaattaaaataaaataaagtacaaataaataacaaacataAACTAAACATGTACCCAGTCAAAAAGTTAAATTGGCTTGTTCTCACTTGtaacctcaacactttgggaggccaaggtgggaggatcccttgagcctaggagttcaagaccagcctgggcaacatggtgacaccccatctctccaaaaaaagtaaaaaaattagccgagtgtggtggctacTTAGGATGCTAAGGTAGgataatcgcttgagcctgggaggtcaaggctgcagtgagccataattgcaccactgcactccagcctagacaacagagtgagaccatgttgtaataaacaacaacaacaacaaggctAAACTGTCAATGCTCCTTGGGGGAAATTTGTGCATGAACTGGATTTGCTAAGGTTTATTAAACTGCAACTTCTATGGAATGTTCTTGGTAATGTCTGTAAGCATTCCTCTGCTCAAGGACCTTAAAAGTCATCCAACTTTCTAATCATCTTTCTTGGAAATTACCATCTCTGATGAGATGTGCGTGAATGGCCCTCCCTGGAGAATTTCAATAACCAAAGCTGGGGAAAAAGCAGTTACTCCTCCCTCCTTCATTTCCCCTCCTCAAAGATTACAGCTAACTTTTATGTAAATCTTTAGTACTTTTTGATTGGCCAGAAGTTTCCCCTGTTCTTTCCCATAGTGATCGTTCCTTGGTCTCTCTttaaactttttcctttttttttttttttgagatagtgtcttgctttgccacccaggctggagtgcagtggcacgatctaggcttactgtaatctctgcctcctgggttcaagtgattctcaggcctcagcctcccgagtagctgggataacaggggcacaccaccatgcccagctaatttttctatttttagtagacatggggtttcaccatgttgggcaggcttgtctcgaactcctgacctcaagtgatctgcccacctcagccgcccaaagtgttgagattacaggcatgagccaccgctcctggcctcattttttttttttttttttgagacaaggtctctgtcgcccaagctggagtgcagtggcacaatcacagttcactatAGCCTTTAcctctaggttcaagcaatcatcccgcctcagcctcctgagtagctgggaccacaggcgtgtgccaccatgcctagctaatttttgtattttttgtagagacagagtcttgctatgttacccaggctggtcttgaactcctaagctcaagcgatcttcccaccaaggcctcccaaaatgatgagattataggcatgaactaccaAGCCCGGCCCATGCCTCATTTTCAAAGATACTAAGGAAAATCCCAGATTTCccagaggaagtgacatttgtcTTGTATGAAATTTTGGCAAGTGAATAGGGACCTAATCTGTGTGGGCACTGCTCAAGGAAAGGCCAGGAAATACAGCAAAAACTATTTGcactgaatatttttttttttgagatgggtttcactctggcactcaggctggagtacagtggtatggtCTTGACTCACCacaccctcctcctcccaggttcaagcgattctcttgccttagcctcctgagtagctgggattacaggcacctgccaccatgccaggctaatttttgtatttttagtagaaatgggatttcaccatgttggccaggctggtctcaaactcccgacttcaggtgatccacctgccttggcctcccaaggcaaATCCCAAGGCaatcccgaagtgctgagattacaggcgtgagccacagcgctggCCTGCCCTTAGTATCTTCTATTTCCTCCTCCAGATccattcttcatttttctccaccCTGTTCTACATCCTGGGAGCTGACTCATATGGACTGCGGCAGCAGACTTCTTTGCCCTGAAATTTCCAGTTGGGCTCCACCAACGGGAGGCACCAATAAAAGAGAATGACATTGTTTAATTCCGATGGCTCTCTCCCTGCCAGGTCACCATGGATTGGCAGCATCCCTCCACTGAGGACTGAAACTCCTGTCAGGTAGCTCGATAACCCTCTATCTCTCTCTGCATTCAGGTAACATTTTTGTCCCTTCAGCCCTAAGGATGGTAACAGATATTGTACCATCTCTAATTGCTTTTCCTATACTCTGCCCACAGCTTTGTAAATAGCTCCTGTATTAAGCTCTTCTCAAAGTATCCATTTTGAGTAAgccatctgtttcctgccagAGCCCTGACTGATACAGTGTGTTTGATTAATGGGTATTAGTTCAGACTAGCTGGTGCATGAAGTGTGTGTGATGAAACAGTAAAACATCATGTAAAAACAGTAGGCTGAAACAGATGGTGGAGGGGCTTGTCTTCCAGGCCAGGAAGTCTATCAGATAATAAAAATCTCAGAAGGTTTTAGATCAGGAGTGACATACTTTAAGAAAACTAATTTAGTAGCTGTATGCAGAATAGTTTAGAAATTGGAGATGGGGAGATGAGTTAGGAGATGATTACCATTACTAGTAGAGGAAGGTAATATTTTGTAACCATCAAACTGGCAAAGAcccaaaaatttccttttttttttttttttgagatggagttttgctctagtcgctcagactgaagtgcagcagcacaatctcagcacactgtaacctctgcctcctgggctcaagatattctcctgcctcagtctcccaagtagctgagattacaagtgtgtgccaccatgcccagctaatttttgtattttcagtagtgacgaggttttaccctgttggccaggctggtctcgaactcctgacctcaggtgatccacctgccttggcctcccaaagtgctgggattacacggatgagccaccgagcctggcaccaccccccccccttttttttttttttttgatacagagtcttgctctggaaaTGCAATGGCACAGTAATGGCTTACTGCTACCTCTTCTTGCCAGGTTCgaaggattctcatgcctcagcatccctagtagctgggattacaaacacgtATCACCACCCAGCACTTGGAAGACCAAGGGGGACAgagtgcttgagctcaggagtttgagaccagcctgggcaacatgacgaagccctctctacaaaaaatacacatattagcCGGGGGTgatggggtgcacctgtagtcccagctacttgggaggctgaggttggaggatctcttgagcccagaaggtccttgacccagaccctgtctcaaagaaacaaaggaaaaaaaaaaaaggaccgggcacagtggctcacgcctgtaatcccaggactttgggaggctgaggcagttggatcagccgaggtcaggagttcaagaccagccttgccaatatggtaaaatcctctctctactaaaaatacaaaaaattagccaagcatggtggcgggctcctgtaatcccagctgctcaggaggttgaggcaggagaatcacttgaaccagggacgctgaggttgcactgagctgagatcacaccactgcactccagcctgggcaacaagagcgaaactccgtctcaaaaaaaaaaaaaaaaaaaaaaaaaaacatgtaaagaGTGATGGCTCTCCAAAGGAACTGAATGGCTAGGGACAAAGGAATTAcctatggttttttgtttgtttttgagacagagtctcactctgccacccaggatggagggcagtggcgtgatctcagcgcACTAcaacctgtctcccaggttcaagcagttctcctgagtagctgggactacaggtgtgaactatcatgcccagctaatttttgtgtttttagtagagacggggtttcacctgggaccaggtctccaactcttgacctcaagtgatccgcccacctcagcctcccaaagtgctgggattgcaggcgtgagcccccgAGCTCAGCCCTGGAATTTATTAACCATGTATCTATACCCTGACACCGCTGGTTCCTGTCTATAATCCgagtgttttgggaggccgaggcaggagaattgcttgaggtcaggagttcgaaaccagcctgggcaacataaggagagcccatctctttaaaaaacaaacaaaacaaaacaaaaagcaaaacaacacacacaacaAACAAACCCATGTATTTATTGAAGACCTACTTTATTATGCACCGTGATGTTTCAAATATCACAAACCATTACAAAGCAACATAATCACCCTCCTTCCCCCTTACTGCTTCAAACTAttgtggtaaaaataaataaataaagccctggcgtggtggctcacgcctgtaacgccagcactttgggaagccgaggcgggtggatcacctgaggtcaggagttcgaagagcagcctggacaacatggcaaaaccccgtctctactaaaaatacaattagcgtggtggcgcgcgcctgtaatcccagcgcgcCACCACGTTGGGGGAcggagtaagactcagtctcaaaggcatgacaaaaatagcaaaaatgcTTTAGTGTTATACCTGTTACgaatttaatggaaattacaAGTAGGAGCCCATTACAATCTCAAGCCTTAAAATGCTGAAAACATACACAGTGTGACAATAACTAAACTTCGAGACCCAATAAGGGGGAAAATCCGACGTGGAAAGTATTTGGTAGGAGTGAAGAACAGAGTGACAACTGCTTAGTCCCACTGGATATTTCGCTCCTCTTCAGGAAGAATACTCCAGTTTGGGGAGGCCATATCCCGGGCCAGCCAGTTAAAATCGTCAACATCGTTCCAGTTATTTTTGCTCCTATCTAAACCAGAGCTCTCGAAGTCCTTGTCGATCTCCGGGTAGCTCCAGGTGTAAGGGGCGAACTGGATCCCACTGCAGTCCTCCACGATGGCCCTGCTGGTCACCTGCAGGAAGATGCGGGTGTCTTTCGTACTGTGTATGCGGAGCTGTTGGCAGGCCACTGCCAGCACGCAGTCACTGCAGTCCTCCAGGAAAACAGAGGTGGACACCGGACCGCAGAGCAGCTTGCAGCTGTGGGCCTTGGTTAGCCGCAGGGTGTTGGGATTTCCATACAGTCTGACTGTGCAGTTACTCAGTTCGGTCAAAAGAACGTCGCGCTGGTGCAACTCGCTGGCTCTCTTCTCCAAGACTTGGGACTCCAGGTTGGAGAAACCGCAGAGCCAGCTGGAGCCGAGGTCTCCTTCCGCCTTCTTGGGCAGCGGGGAGTCCTGTATGCTTTCAACTGCCGGGGGGATGCCAGGAGCCGCGTCTACTTTGGTACACGAAGCAGCATCCTTTCCCCGGGTCTTGAAAGCGAAACGCTTCTTGGGCTGCAGCTCCCGGCGCCGCTCGGCCAAGGCCGCCTGCAGCCGCGCCAGCGCCTCTTGTCCCTGCCGCAGGTCGTAAGCGGCTAGGAAAAAAACTGAGTCGTTGATAAGTTTCTGCAGCCCCTGGAGCCGAGAGGCCGCCTCCTCCAGCCGCTCGACGGACTCCGCGCGCTCCAGAAGCTCTTCCACGGCCGCTCGCTCCCGAGCAAAGGTGGCGGCGAAAAAGTGGCTGTTCTCCTTCTCTACCTCCTGGTTCTGCCGCTTTTGTTTCCGCCTTTCAACTTCCAGCTGCCGTTCTTGTTCGCGCCTCTGAAGCCGCTCAGGCACCAGGCTCATGTCCCGCTGGGACTCCATGTCCCCACTCCTGACAGGAGCGGCGGAGCAACTGACGGAC includes these proteins:
- the TBCC gene encoding tubulin-specific chaperone C (The RefSeq protein has 1 substitution compared to this genomic sequence), which codes for MESVSCSAAPVRSGDMESQRDMSLVPERLQRREQERQLEVERRKQKRQNQEVEKENSHFFAATFARERAAVEELLERAESVERLEEAASRLQGLQKLINDSVFFLAAYDLRQGQEALARLQAALAERRRELQPKKRFAFKTRGKDAASCTKVDAAPGIPPAVESIQDSPLPKKAEGDLGSSWLCGFSNLESQVLEKRASELHQRDVLLTELSNCTVRLYGNPNTLRLTKAHSCKLLCGPVSTSVFLEDCSDCVLAVACQQLRIHSTKDTRIFLQVTSRAIVEDCSGIQFAPYTWSYPEIDKDFESSGLDRSKNNWNDVDDFNWLARDMASPNWCILPEEERNIQWD